ATCCCAATCCAACTGTGGACTAATCCAATCCATCGGTTTTACGCAGACTGCCATGATACTTAAGAGTAAAAGAGGCTGTCCTGGATTCATCCGGGACAGCCTCTTTCCATTTTGCTTCGAGTGCCCTACCGATACTCAGCCCCCGAATTGCTCAGGGTGCAATCGCCAGTTTTGCAGGACCTCCAAGTAGGACTTGTCAACATACGACTCAGCCACCGCAGTGGAAATTAAGGTATCAAACCCGAGCAATCGATGGGCAGGTATCTCGGCAGCTTCCGCTTTCTCACGGGATATCGCAAAATCGTACGAGAAGATAGAGAACACCGCCAACACATCCATACCCTCTGCTCTCAAAGCTTCCACCGCTTCAAACGCAGAGCGGCCCGTTGATAACGTATCTTCAATCACGACGGCGGATAACCCCGCACCGATACGGCCTTCAACCTGTTTTTGTTTTCCGTGTCCCTTTGCACTTCCACGCACGTAGGCCATTGGCAACTTCAGCACCCTTGCCACAGCTGCGGCATGAGGAATCCCAGCAGTTGCCGTACCTGCAATCACATCGACACCAGGTGTCAATTCAGAAATCGCCTTGATGAATCCCCGTTCGACTTGGTCAAAGCATAGCGGATAGCCAAGAATCATCCGATTGTCACAGTATATCGGTGATTTCCATCCGGAAGACCAGGTAAACGGGTTCTCCGGATGGATTTCGACGGCCTTAATCTGCAAGAGCGAACGTGCTAGTCTCTCTGCGCCCTCCCACTCGAACGTCTGCTCCCCTAATGCTTGTTGTCTACTCATTTCGTTCGTTTCCCCCTCAGTCGTCCTATGCGCGGTCAAACGCCGCCATCTCGTCCCAAATGGCACGTAGCGCTTCCAGCCGATTCTCTGCCCGGGTGACTGCTCGACCAAGGACAAGACGAGTCGCACCGCGCTGTACGGCTTCCCCTGGTGTGAGGACCCGCGTCTGGTCATTTCTGCTTGCGAAAGCAGGCCTAGTCCCAGGAACGACAGTGATAAATGCCTCGCCACAAGCGGATGTTACCGCCGCGACGTCGAGTGCCGACGTAACCACACCGTCGAGTCCCGCAGCTTGACACAGTCGGCTCCACTTCACAGCCAAGTCGGCTCCAGCCGGCATCCCAAGATGCATCAAGTCCTGTTCTCCAAGACTTGTCAGCACAGTCACACCAATTAAGAGTGGGTGGTACGAACTTTGGTCCACCGCTTCCATCGCAGCTTCGAGCATCGCGGTTCCCCCCGCGCTGTGCACATTGACCATCTCGATGGGCCAGTTGCAAACCACGCGCAGCGCATGAGCGACAGTCGTCGGTATGTCGTGCAGCTTGATGTCGAGAAAGACCCGCTTCTCGCGCCTCGCCAGTTCATCGATGACCTGTCTGCCGGCGGCATAAAAGAGTTCCAAGCCAACTTTATAGCCATCAACCGCAGGGCCGAGGTCGTCTACAATCTGTAACGCATCCTCTGCATGCGGCACATCGAGCGCGACATACGTCCGTTTCCGCACTGCATTGTAGACAGGAGATGTCAACGCCGACTGCAGACGTGTCCATTCTGCCCGTAGACTTTCCCTGTCCCTGTTAGGTGTCAGCGATATCCCATCCATCGGTTCTCCTCCTATCGATTGCTG
The Alicyclobacillus curvatus genome window above contains:
- the pyrE gene encoding orotate phosphoribosyltransferase; its protein translation is MSRQQALGEQTFEWEGAERLARSLLQIKAVEIHPENPFTWSSGWKSPIYCDNRMILGYPLCFDQVERGFIKAISELTPGVDVIAGTATAGIPHAAAVARVLKLPMAYVRGSAKGHGKQKQVEGRIGAGLSAVVIEDTLSTGRSAFEAVEALRAEGMDVLAVFSIFSYDFAISREKAEAAEIPAHRLLGFDTLISTAVAESYVDKSYLEVLQNWRLHPEQFGG
- the pyrF gene encoding orotidine-5'-phosphate decarboxylase, which translates into the protein MDGISLTPNRDRESLRAEWTRLQSALTSPVYNAVRKRTYVALDVPHAEDALQIVDDLGPAVDGYKVGLELFYAAGRQVIDELARREKRVFLDIKLHDIPTTVAHALRVVCNWPIEMVNVHSAGGTAMLEAAMEAVDQSSYHPLLIGVTVLTSLGEQDLMHLGMPAGADLAVKWSRLCQAAGLDGVVTSALDVAAVTSACGEAFITVVPGTRPAFASRNDQTRVLTPGEAVQRGATRLVLGRAVTRAENRLEALRAIWDEMAAFDRA